The following are from one region of the Nostoc cf. commune SO-36 genome:
- a CDS encoding phytoene desaturase family protein — MQNTDIVVIGSGIGGLSCAALLARYGFDVMVCESHSIPGGAAHSFERNGFKFDSGPSLYSGLSYSPSTNPLKQVLDAIGSELPCVTYDTWGCCLPEGDFDTSVGSEQFSEVLMKFRGHNAVVEWQELQRVMEPFAGAAISIPPAALRFDLGAVRTVAPFALSLAKNLPDVIKLTGPFSRIMDGVVKDPFTRNWLNLLCFLLSGLPADGTSAAEVAFMFADWYRPDAVLEYPIGGSGALVDTLVQGLERHGGKLILGAHVEQVLVEGNRAVGVRLRDRQEIRARRAVISNASVWDTLKLLPEKAIPQQYRSQRQATPECDSFMHLHLGIDAQGLQPNLRCHYIVVNNWELGITAPQNVVVISIPSILDPSLAPPGKHVIHVYTPGNEPYSIWQGMDRRNQEYAEQKRSRAEVMWQALERVIPDIRSRCEVTLVGTPLTHERYLRRHQGSYGPAIQAGSGMFPGPSTPLTGLMCCGDSTFPGIGLPAVAASGLIAANTLAPVNKHLAMLQDIKCI, encoded by the coding sequence ATGCAAAACACAGATATAGTTGTCATTGGTAGCGGTATTGGCGGTTTAAGTTGTGCCGCTCTTTTGGCACGATACGGCTTTGATGTGATGGTTTGTGAAAGTCACTCCATCCCTGGTGGTGCTGCCCACAGTTTTGAGCGCAACGGTTTCAAATTTGACTCAGGCCCATCCCTCTACTCTGGACTATCTTATAGCCCCTCCACCAACCCCCTAAAACAAGTATTAGATGCAATTGGTTCTGAATTACCATGCGTAACCTACGATACTTGGGGTTGTTGTCTGCCAGAAGGTGATTTTGATACGTCGGTTGGTTCCGAGCAATTTTCTGAAGTTTTGATGAAATTTCGTGGTCATAATGCTGTTGTCGAATGGCAAGAACTCCAGCGCGTTATGGAACCATTCGCTGGTGCAGCAATTTCTATACCACCAGCCGCATTACGCTTTGATTTGGGTGCAGTTAGAACTGTAGCCCCGTTTGCCCTATCTCTGGCAAAAAACTTGCCAGATGTCATCAAGTTGACGGGCCCCTTCAGCCGGATTATGGATGGCGTTGTTAAAGATCCATTTACCCGAAATTGGCTGAATTTGTTGTGTTTTCTGCTTTCTGGACTGCCCGCAGATGGCACTAGTGCCGCAGAAGTAGCATTTATGTTTGCCGACTGGTATCGACCAGATGCAGTACTTGAATATCCCATTGGTGGGAGTGGTGCTTTAGTTGACACCCTTGTACAAGGATTGGAGCGTCACGGAGGGAAGCTGATATTGGGCGCTCATGTGGAGCAAGTGTTGGTAGAAGGTAATCGTGCCGTGGGTGTGCGTCTGCGCGATCGCCAAGAAATTCGGGCGCGTCGGGCAGTTATATCTAATGCATCGGTTTGGGACACACTGAAGTTACTACCAGAAAAGGCAATACCCCAACAGTACCGCAGCCAGCGACAAGCAACACCTGAGTGTGATAGTTTCATGCATCTACATTTAGGTATTGATGCTCAAGGATTACAGCCAAATTTGCGCTGTCATTACATCGTAGTTAATAACTGGGAATTGGGCATAACAGCACCTCAGAATGTTGTGGTGATATCAATTCCTTCAATTCTCGATCCATCCTTAGCGCCACCAGGAAAGCATGTGATTCATGTGTATACTCCTGGTAATGAGCCATACTCTATCTGGCAGGGAATGGATAGAAGGAACCAGGAATATGCCGAACAAAAGCGATCGCGTGCAGAAGTAATGTGGCAAGCTTTAGAACGGGTCATTCCAGATATCCGCTCTCGTTGCGAAGTCACACTTGTTGGTACACCTCTAACCCACGAGCGTTATCTCCGTCGTCATCAAGGTTCCTACGGCCCAGCAATTCAGGCTGGAAGTGGTATGTTTCCTGGCCCTAGCACACCTCTAACAGGATTGATGTGTTGCGGAGACTCGACATTTCCCGGCATTGGTTTACCAGCAGTTGCCGCAAGTGGGCTGATTGCTGCCAATACACTTGCACCTGTTAATAAGCATTTAGCAATGCTTCAGGATATTAAGTGCATTTAA
- the sat gene encoding sulfate adenylyltransferase codes for MSHNPDAIAPHGGQLVNRIATPEERAEFLSKADFLPRVQLNDRAVSDVEMIAIGAFSPLTGFMNQEDYDRTVTEMRLANGLVWSIPITLSVSEEVASPLPEGGLIRLDNSRGEFIGVLQLTQKYNYDKTREAINVYRTDDAKHPGVQVLYNQGNVHLAGDIWLLQREPHPQFPSYQIDPAASRQLFRDKGWKTIVGFQTRNPIHRAHEYIQKCALEIVDGLFLHPLVGATKEDDIAADVRMRCYEILLEHYYPLDRVSLAINPAAMRYAGPREAIFHALIRKNYGCTHFIVGRDHAGVGDYYGTYDAQYIFDEFAPSELGIVPMKFEHAFYCTRTKQMATSKTSPSRPEERIHLSGTKVREMLRRGELPPPEFSRPEVAAELARAMRIEVSV; via the coding sequence TTGAGTCACAATCCAGATGCCATAGCCCCGCACGGTGGACAGTTGGTTAACCGTATCGCCACACCAGAAGAAAGAGCAGAGTTTCTCTCAAAAGCTGACTTTTTGCCGCGAGTGCAACTAAACGATCGCGCCGTTTCTGATGTAGAAATGATTGCGATCGGTGCTTTTAGTCCACTCACGGGTTTTATGAACCAGGAAGACTACGATCGCACTGTTACAGAAATGCGACTAGCTAACGGTCTTGTGTGGTCAATCCCGATTACACTATCGGTCAGTGAAGAAGTAGCTTCCCCATTGCCAGAAGGCGGCTTAATCCGTCTGGATAACTCCAGAGGCGAATTTATTGGAGTTTTGCAACTGACGCAAAAATATAACTACGACAAAACCCGCGAAGCCATAAATGTCTACCGCACTGATGATGCTAAACATCCCGGCGTGCAGGTACTCTATAACCAAGGTAATGTACATCTGGCGGGTGATATTTGGTTGTTGCAACGCGAACCTCATCCCCAGTTTCCCAGTTACCAAATTGATCCAGCTGCCTCACGGCAACTATTTAGAGACAAGGGTTGGAAAACCATTGTTGGCTTTCAAACTCGCAACCCCATCCACCGCGCCCATGAATATATTCAAAAGTGCGCTTTAGAAATCGTTGATGGTCTATTTTTGCACCCGTTAGTCGGGGCGACAAAAGAAGACGATATCGCTGCTGATGTGCGGATGCGTTGCTATGAAATTTTGCTGGAACACTACTACCCCTTAGACCGGGTAAGTTTGGCAATTAATCCAGCCGCAATGCGCTATGCTGGGCCTCGTGAGGCAATATTCCATGCTTTAATCCGCAAAAACTACGGCTGTACTCACTTTATCGTCGGACGAGATCATGCTGGCGTTGGTGACTATTACGGCACTTACGACGCTCAATACATCTTTGATGAATTTGCCCCAAGTGAATTGGGCATTGTGCCGATGAAATTTGAACACGCTTTTTACTGCACGCGCACTAAACAGATGGCAACATCTAAAACCAGTCCCAGCAGGCCAGAAGAACGCATTCATTTATCGGGAACAAAAGTCCGGGAAATGCTGCGGCGCGGTGAATTACCCCCACCAGAGTTTTCCCGTCCAGAGGTGGCGGCTGAGTTGGCACGGGCAATGCGGATAGAAGTATCGGTTTAG
- a CDS encoding caspase family protein gives MERRTFLHRIGSILAVLGVTEAEWLSLGNRYYQALAEPNPRKLALLIGINQYPQIPALSGCLTDVELQRELLMHRFGFQGSDILTLTEEQASREFIEAAFLDHLGKQAKPGDVVVFHFSGYGSRVKLETSLDTGQNALVAANVGQYSQNEKLVNYILEETLLLLLRSLPTNRVTAVLDTSYYAPNTVLGLKIRALQESVGKLALEELDFLKQLKTQKLSSTPIVLAATSEPNQTAKEGFFSGFTAGLFTYALTQYLWEFTPATTIQVAFSHVENSLSQLGSKQQPALLSSQKNQNLTSLQPDGIIGAEGVVTAIEEDGKTVHLWLAGLPAQVLLYYGVNSRLTLATTEELILRSRTGLTAKAQIFKIQGANPLQVGQLVQEAVRVLPRNINLTIALDTGLERIERVDATSAFAGFSHVSTVVAGEKPADYLFAKLQQTPSRYGLFSIGGEIIPNTMGEVGEAVKLTAQRLSPQLSILLAAKLWRLTENQGSSRLPLKATLEIISDSSPRIVMQRETVRAFKTETSVKTSVQKRLIASLPTPIVPIGSRMQYRVENQSDRPVYLILLGLNNNHTAVAFYPWETPQEPNTADTKPLLKEVVIAPGETLTLPQTNGASEWVISGLASFCEQQLIFSTAPFSETLAALSTIKYSTAEQRPISALFNPLDVAQALLQDLHLKTETNGTAADSYILDVNNWASFSFSFQVV, from the coding sequence ATGGAACGGCGCACGTTTTTACATAGAATTGGCTCAATACTCGCGGTATTGGGGGTAACTGAAGCTGAGTGGTTGTCTTTGGGAAATCGCTATTATCAGGCTTTGGCAGAACCCAATCCGCGCAAGTTGGCACTGTTAATAGGTATTAACCAATACCCACAAATCCCAGCCCTCAGTGGTTGCCTGACGGATGTGGAATTACAAAGAGAACTTTTGATGCATCGCTTTGGTTTCCAAGGGTCAGATATTTTAACCTTAACTGAGGAACAAGCTAGTAGGGAATTCATTGAGGCAGCTTTTTTGGATCACCTGGGTAAGCAAGCTAAACCTGGTGATGTGGTAGTCTTTCACTTTAGCGGCTATGGCAGCCGTGTCAAATTGGAAACATCACTAGATACAGGACAAAATGCTCTGGTGGCAGCTAATGTGGGTCAGTATTCACAAAATGAGAAACTAGTCAACTATATATTAGAAGAAACTCTACTGCTATTATTGCGATCGCTCCCCACAAATCGAGTAACAGCAGTATTGGATACTAGCTATTACGCTCCTAATACAGTCTTAGGATTAAAAATTCGCGCCCTTCAGGAATCAGTAGGAAAGCTGGCACTAGAAGAACTCGACTTTCTCAAACAACTTAAAACTCAGAAGTTATCCAGCACTCCGATTGTTTTAGCAGCTACCTCAGAACCAAATCAGACAGCAAAGGAAGGATTCTTTTCTGGTTTTACTGCTGGGTTATTTACTTACGCCTTAACACAGTATTTGTGGGAATTCACCCCAGCCACCACAATTCAAGTTGCCTTCTCCCATGTAGAAAATTCTTTATCCCAATTGGGTAGCAAACAGCAACCAGCATTATTAAGTAGTCAGAAAAATCAAAATCTAACGTCTCTACAGCCAGACGGTATCATTGGTGCAGAAGGCGTGGTGACAGCTATTGAAGAGGATGGTAAAACAGTCCATCTGTGGTTGGCAGGATTACCTGCACAAGTACTGCTATACTATGGAGTGAATTCTCGATTAACCTTGGCAACAACAGAAGAATTAATATTGCGATCGCGGACTGGGTTAACTGCAAAAGCGCAAATTTTCAAAATTCAAGGTGCAAATCCCCTACAAGTCGGGCAACTCGTCCAAGAAGCAGTCCGGGTTTTACCTCGAAATATTAATTTAACCATAGCTTTGGATACTGGATTGGAAAGAATTGAGCGGGTAGATGCTACAAGTGCCTTCGCTGGATTTTCCCATGTATCCACCGTAGTAGCAGGAGAAAAACCAGCTGATTATCTATTTGCGAAGCTACAGCAAACACCCAGCCGTTATGGTCTATTTTCTATTGGTGGCGAAATAATTCCCAATACTATGGGGGAAGTAGGAGAAGCAGTAAAATTAACAGCGCAAAGGTTATCGCCACAATTATCAATCTTGCTAGCAGCAAAGTTATGGCGACTCACCGAAAATCAAGGTTCTTCCCGCTTGCCTCTCAAGGCAACCTTAGAAATAATTAGTGACAGTTCACCTCGCATCGTCATGCAGCGCGAAACAGTGCGAGCTTTTAAAACTGAAACCTCGGTTAAAACATCAGTACAGAAGCGATTAATTGCATCTCTCCCCACTCCGATTGTGCCTATTGGTAGTCGAATGCAATATCGAGTGGAAAACCAGAGCGATCGCCCAGTATATTTAATCTTGCTGGGATTAAACAATAATCATACAGCAGTTGCCTTCTATCCTTGGGAAACCCCTCAAGAACCAAACACTGCCGATACCAAACCCCTCTTAAAAGAGGTTGTCATCGCCCCAGGTGAAACCCTCACCTTACCCCAAACTAATGGTGCTTCCGAATGGGTGATTTCAGGGCTAGCTAGCTTTTGCGAACAACAACTAATTTTTAGTACTGCCCCCTTTAGCGAAACTCTCGCCGCCTTGAGTACTATTAAGTATTCCACAGCCGAACAACGCCCGATTAGCGCATTATTCAATCCCTTAGACGTTGCACAAGCCTTGCTACAAGACTTGCATCTCAAAACGGAGACGAACGGCACAGCAGCCGACTCATATATCTTGGATGTGAATAATTGGGCAAGTTTTAGCTTTAGTTTTCAAGTGGTGTAA